From the Leifsonia sp. AG29 genome, one window contains:
- a CDS encoding peptidylprolyl isomerase has product MAPSRQNDREARQARERLRAYQARQTVHERKLQRRRRDNWIAGIATVVIVALAVATQLLYFSAGPGAAKASSSASPSATPSSSPTPSPAATGANSGNVPSKTIAGDRTWSGTLTINGIPLAVSLDGKAAPQAVSSTIALTQKKFYDGLSCHRLTTDGIWVLQCGDPEGDGSGGPGYSYGPVENAPANGTYPAGTLAMARQPNNGYSQGSQFFIVYKDSPIPSDPAGGYTVIGRVTSGLDKLVSTVADKGVQGGGTDGKPAVSTRIDSFTLQ; this is encoded by the coding sequence GTGGCACCCAGCAGGCAGAACGATCGCGAAGCCCGGCAGGCCCGGGAGCGGCTCCGCGCCTACCAGGCACGGCAGACGGTCCACGAGCGCAAGCTGCAGCGCCGGCGCCGCGACAACTGGATCGCCGGCATCGCGACGGTCGTGATCGTGGCGCTGGCCGTGGCGACGCAGCTCCTCTACTTCTCGGCCGGGCCGGGTGCCGCGAAGGCGTCGTCGTCCGCCTCCCCGTCCGCGACCCCGTCGTCCTCCCCCACGCCCTCGCCCGCGGCCACGGGGGCGAACTCGGGCAACGTGCCGTCGAAGACCATCGCGGGCGACCGCACCTGGTCCGGCACGCTCACGATCAACGGCATCCCGCTCGCGGTGTCCCTCGACGGCAAGGCCGCTCCTCAGGCGGTGTCGTCCACCATCGCGCTCACGCAGAAGAAGTTTTACGACGGCCTCAGCTGCCACCGGCTGACCACCGACGGCATCTGGGTGCTCCAGTGCGGCGACCCGGAGGGCGACGGCTCGGGCGGCCCCGGGTACTCCTACGGCCCGGTCGAGAACGCCCCGGCGAACGGGACCTACCCGGCCGGCACGCTCGCAATGGCCCGTCAGCCGAACAACGGGTACAGCCAGGGCAGCCAATTCTTCATCGTCTACAAGGACAGCCCCATCCCCTCGGACCCGGCCGGCGGGTACACCGTCATCGGGAGGGTGACGAGCGGGCTCGACAAGCTCGTCAGCACGGTCGCCGACAAGGGCGTCCAGGGAGGCGGGACCGACGGCAAGCCCGCGGTGAGCACCCGGATCGACAGCTTCACGCTGCAGTGA